From Ananas comosus cultivar F153 linkage group 8, ASM154086v1, whole genome shotgun sequence, one genomic window encodes:
- the LOC109714493 gene encoding cell division cycle 20.2, cofactor of APC complex-like — MDAASSISSEKSRIASRRPLQDVGSRPYIPSLLTSSRNPSSSRQYGDRFIPDRSSMDFDMAYYLLTEPRKEKENMAVASPSKEAYRKLLADTLLSNRSRILSFKSKPPAPSEGICNEFSSNVTSAAQTKPARQRRYIPQSAERTLDAPDLVDDYYLNLLDWGSSNVLSIALGNTVYLWDASSGSTSELVTVDDDSGPVTSVSWAPDGRHIAVGLNSSDIQLWDSSSNHLLRTLRGVHQSRVGSLAWNNNILTTGGMDGAIVNNDVRIRSHIVQTYRGHHQEVCGLKWQGSGHQLASGGNDNLLHIWDLSMGSSSNLAHNQNQWLHRFEDHMAAVKALAWCPFQSNLLASGGGGGDRCIKFWNTHTGACLNSVDTGSQVCSLLWNKNERELLSSHGFTQNQLTLWKYPSMVKISELTGHTSRVLFMAQSPDGCTVASAAGDETLRFWNVFGNPETPKPAAKSASLGPFASFNHIR, encoded by the exons ATGGATGCAGCTTCTTCCATCTCGTCGGAGAAGTCGCGGATCGCGTCCCGTCGCCCTCTTCAAGATGTCGGCTCGAGGCCCTACATACCTTCTCTGCTCACCTCCTCCAGGAACCCTTCTTCTTCCCGGCAATAC GGCGACAGGTTCATCCCGGACCGCTCCTCTATGGATTTTGACATGGCATACTACTTACTAACTGAaccaagaaaagagaaagagaacatGGCAGTGGCCTCCCCCTCGAAAGAGGCATATAGAAAGCTTCTTGCCGATACCCTTCTGAGTAACAGATCCAGAATACTCTCTTTCAAGAGCAAGCCTCCTGCTCCATCCGAAGGCATCTGTAATGAATTCAGCTCCAATGTCACTTCTGCTGCTCAAACGAAGCCAGCGAGGCAGCGGAGGTACATTCCCCAG tcaGCTGAGAGGACATTAGATGCTCCTGACCTCGTGGATGACTATTATTTGAATCTGCTTGACTGGGGAAGCAGCAATGTTTTGTCGATTGCGCTTGGCAATACGGTCTATTTGTGGGATGCTTCGAGTGGGTCTACTTCTGAGCTTGTGACTGTGGATGATGATAGCGGCCCAGTTACCAGTGTTAGCTGGGCTCCCGATGGACGGCACATTGCCGTCGGGCTGAACTCTTCAGACATCCAGTTATGGGACTCGAGCTCCAATCATCTG CTGAGAACTTTGAGAGGAGTTCACCAATCTCGAGTCGGGTCCCTCGCTTGGAACAACAACATCCTCACTACTGGCGGAATGGATGGTGCGATCGTAAACAATGATGTCAGAATAAGGTCACATATCGTTCAAACCTATAGAGGGCACCATCAAGAGGTCTGTGGCCTAAAGTGGCAAGGCTCCGGCCACCAACTGGCTAGTGGAG GCAACGACAACCTCCTCCACATATGGGACCTCTCGATGGGCTCTTCTTCTAATTTGGCCCACAACCAAAATCAATGGCTTCACAGATTCGAAGACCACATGGCAGCTGTTAAGGCCCTAGCGTGGTGcccattccaaagcaatttATTGGCCTCTGGAGGAGGCGGGGGTGACCGATGTATTAAGTTTTGGAATACCCACACGGGCGCTTGCCTTAATTCAGTTGATACTGGGTCTCAAGTTTGCTCTCTTTTGTGGAATAAGAATGAGCGTGAATTATTGAGTTCTCATGGGTTTACGCAAAACCAGCTGACGCTTTGGAAGTACCCGTCGATGGTGAAGATTTCAGAGCTCACTGGCCATACTTCTCGAGTTCTGTTCATGGCTCAg AGTCCTGACGGTTGCACAGTTGCATCGGCTGCGGGGGATGAAACTCTGAGGTTTTGGAATGTGTTTGGGAATCCTGAAACACCGAAACCCGCAGCCAAGTCAGCTAGTTTAGGGCCCTTTGCCAGTTTTAACCACATTAGGTGA
- the LOC109714476 gene encoding myb family transcription factor PHL11-like isoform X2 — protein MFEGMERSYPAAAAAATMYEAVEGSGGVVLSRDPKPRLRWTPDLHDRFVDAVTKLGGPEKATPKSVLRLMGMKGLTLYHLKSHLQKYRLGKQTKKETGGQANTGGSNSSVNSYSCVTPSNVSIGNNIGELPLAEALRYQIEVQRKLQEQLEVQKKLQMRIEAQGKYLQAILEKAHRSLPLDVNGTRDFEAASAQLTDFNLALSGLMDNVNQVCEEKSPEPGKAMTQDSIERSNNNASTLLRRNREEEVRDMKVNLNAGSVILDLNIRGGYEFLGGRTRN, from the exons ATGTTTGAGGGGATGGAGAGGAGTtatccggcggcggcggcggcggcgacgatgtATGAGGCGGTGGAGGGGAGTGGAGGGGTGGTGCTTTCGCGCGACCCGAAGCCGCGGCTGAGGTGGACGCCGGATCTCCATGACCGCTTCGTCGACGCCGTCACCAAGCTCGGAGGACCAGAGA AGGCAACACCAAAGTCAGTTCTGAGACTTATGGGCATGAAAGGACTAACACTATACCATCTAAAGAGCCATCTTCAG AAATATAGACTCGGGAAGCAAACCAAAAAGGAGACAGGTGGACAGGCAAACACAGGTG GAAGCAATTCGAGTGTAAACAGCTACTCGTGTGTCACTCCTAGCAATGTTTCGATTGGAAATAACATAGG AGAATTGCCACTGGCTGAGGCATTAAGGTATCAAATCGAGGTACAGAGGAAACTACAAGAGCAACTAGAG GTACAAAAGAAACTGCAGATGAGAATCGAGGCCCAAGGCAAGTATTTGCAAGCAATATTAGAGAAAGCCCACAGAAGCCTCCCTTTAGACGTGAACGGTACCAGGGATTTCGAGGCTGCAAGTGCCCAACTCACGGATTTTAACCTGGCACTATCAGGCTTAATGGACAATGTAAACCAAGTGTGTGAGGAAAAGAGTCCCGAGCCAGGAAAAGCTATGACACAAGATAGTATTGAGAGGAGTAATAATAACGCAAGCACTTTGCTTCGGCGTAACAGGGAGGAGGAGGTCAGGGACATGAAAGTTAATTTGAACGCGGGTTCGGTCATTTTAGATTTGAACATAAGAGGAGGATACGAGTTTCTTGGTGGGAGAACCCGAAATTAG
- the LOC109714476 gene encoding myb family transcription factor PHL11-like isoform X1: MFEGMERSYPAAAAAATMYEAVEGSGGVVLSRDPKPRLRWTPDLHDRFVDAVTKLGGPEKATPKSVLRLMGMKGLTLYHLKSHLQKYRLGKQTKKETGGQANTGGTVNPSRRSNSSVNSYSCVTPSNVSIGNNIGELPLAEALRYQIEVQRKLQEQLEVQKKLQMRIEAQGKYLQAILEKAHRSLPLDVNGTRDFEAASAQLTDFNLALSGLMDNVNQVCEEKSPEPGKAMTQDSIERSNNNASTLLRRNREEEVRDMKVNLNAGSVILDLNIRGGYEFLGGRTRN, translated from the exons ATGTTTGAGGGGATGGAGAGGAGTtatccggcggcggcggcggcggcgacgatgtATGAGGCGGTGGAGGGGAGTGGAGGGGTGGTGCTTTCGCGCGACCCGAAGCCGCGGCTGAGGTGGACGCCGGATCTCCATGACCGCTTCGTCGACGCCGTCACCAAGCTCGGAGGACCAGAGA AGGCAACACCAAAGTCAGTTCTGAGACTTATGGGCATGAAAGGACTAACACTATACCATCTAAAGAGCCATCTTCAG AAATATAGACTCGGGAAGCAAACCAAAAAGGAGACAGGTGGACAGGCAAACACAGGTGGTACGGTCAATCCCTCTCGAA GAAGCAATTCGAGTGTAAACAGCTACTCGTGTGTCACTCCTAGCAATGTTTCGATTGGAAATAACATAGG AGAATTGCCACTGGCTGAGGCATTAAGGTATCAAATCGAGGTACAGAGGAAACTACAAGAGCAACTAGAG GTACAAAAGAAACTGCAGATGAGAATCGAGGCCCAAGGCAAGTATTTGCAAGCAATATTAGAGAAAGCCCACAGAAGCCTCCCTTTAGACGTGAACGGTACCAGGGATTTCGAGGCTGCAAGTGCCCAACTCACGGATTTTAACCTGGCACTATCAGGCTTAATGGACAATGTAAACCAAGTGTGTGAGGAAAAGAGTCCCGAGCCAGGAAAAGCTATGACACAAGATAGTATTGAGAGGAGTAATAATAACGCAAGCACTTTGCTTCGGCGTAACAGGGAGGAGGAGGTCAGGGACATGAAAGTTAATTTGAACGCGGGTTCGGTCATTTTAGATTTGAACATAAGAGGAGGATACGAGTTTCTTGGTGGGAGAACCCGAAATTAG
- the LOC109714494 gene encoding uncharacterized protein LOC109714494 yields the protein MEKKVLAVSGIVGFLGLLSAILGFIANTKRIKASQVQLTTSGDCIYPESSAAALAVVAAVTLLFAQLIASAATGCGCCCCCKGSTRQWKWNCRRVSGLIAAIVSWFTFILAFSIFISAAVWNSRHRQSGQKSCYVLRSRDLPEAAILSLITAILGVSSYVSLRD from the exons ATGGAGAAAAAAGTGCTTGCTGTATCTGGAATAGTGGGCTTCCTGGGTTTGCTTAGTGCTATCCTGGGCTTTATAGCAAATACCAAAAGGATCaag GCTTCGCAAGTACAATTGACGACCTCAGGCGACTGCATTTACCCAGAGAGCTCTGCTGCCGCCCTGGCGGTTGTAGCAGCCGTGACCCTGCTATTTGCTCAGTTAATAGCTAGCGCCGCCACaggctgcggctgctgctgctgctgtaaAGGCAGTACTCGTCAGTGGAAGTGGAACTGCCGTCGAGTATCAGGGTTGATCGCCGCCATAGTTTCTTG GTTTACATTTATACTGGCGTTTTCAATCTTCATATCTGCTGCCGTCTGGAACAGTCGTCACCGACAGAGCGGACAGAAGAGTTGCTATGTCCTGAGGTCCAGAGACTTACCAGAAGCTGCCATATTGTCCCTGATTACTGCCATTCTCGGAGTCTCTTCTTATGTGTCTTTGCGTGACTGA
- the LOC109714476 gene encoding myb family transcription factor PHL11-like isoform X3 codes for MFEGMERSYPAAAAAATMYEAVEGSGGVVLSRDPKPRLRWTPDLHDRFVDAVTKLGGPEKATPKSVLRLMGMKGLTLYHLKSHLQKYRLGKQTKKETGGQANTGSNSSVNSYSCVTPSNVSIGNNIGELPLAEALRYQIEVQRKLQEQLEVQKKLQMRIEAQGKYLQAILEKAHRSLPLDVNGTRDFEAASAQLTDFNLALSGLMDNVNQVCEEKSPEPGKAMTQDSIERSNNNASTLLRRNREEEVRDMKVNLNAGSVILDLNIRGGYEFLGGRTRN; via the exons ATGTTTGAGGGGATGGAGAGGAGTtatccggcggcggcggcggcggcgacgatgtATGAGGCGGTGGAGGGGAGTGGAGGGGTGGTGCTTTCGCGCGACCCGAAGCCGCGGCTGAGGTGGACGCCGGATCTCCATGACCGCTTCGTCGACGCCGTCACCAAGCTCGGAGGACCAGAGA AGGCAACACCAAAGTCAGTTCTGAGACTTATGGGCATGAAAGGACTAACACTATACCATCTAAAGAGCCATCTTCAG AAATATAGACTCGGGAAGCAAACCAAAAAGGAGACAGGTGGACAGGCAAACACAG GAAGCAATTCGAGTGTAAACAGCTACTCGTGTGTCACTCCTAGCAATGTTTCGATTGGAAATAACATAGG AGAATTGCCACTGGCTGAGGCATTAAGGTATCAAATCGAGGTACAGAGGAAACTACAAGAGCAACTAGAG GTACAAAAGAAACTGCAGATGAGAATCGAGGCCCAAGGCAAGTATTTGCAAGCAATATTAGAGAAAGCCCACAGAAGCCTCCCTTTAGACGTGAACGGTACCAGGGATTTCGAGGCTGCAAGTGCCCAACTCACGGATTTTAACCTGGCACTATCAGGCTTAATGGACAATGTAAACCAAGTGTGTGAGGAAAAGAGTCCCGAGCCAGGAAAAGCTATGACACAAGATAGTATTGAGAGGAGTAATAATAACGCAAGCACTTTGCTTCGGCGTAACAGGGAGGAGGAGGTCAGGGACATGAAAGTTAATTTGAACGCGGGTTCGGTCATTTTAGATTTGAACATAAGAGGAGGATACGAGTTTCTTGGTGGGAGAACCCGAAATTAG